The DNA window AACGGCGCCGCGTACGCCGCCTGGGTCGAGAACGCCAGATTCAACAGGATGAACGGGTACGGGTCCCACTGCAGCTGTACCGCGAAGACGTTCAGCGCCACCCAGACGATGACGATCACGGTCTGGATGACCAGGTACCGGCCCGTGCCGAGGAATCGTGCGATGCTCTCGCTGACCCGGCCGACGGCCTCGACGTCGATGTGGAATCGCAGCCCCCGCGTGCCCCGCGGCGTGTCGAGCCGCTGCCGTGCGCCCGGTTCACTCATCGGCGGTCTCCTCCTCGCGCCAGTCGGTGGGCAGGAGGTGGTCGAGGACGTCGTCGACCGTCACGGCGCCGAGCAGGTGGTGCTCGTCGTCGACGACGGGTGCGCACACCAGGTTGTAGGTGGCGAAGAAGCGGGTGACGGTCGCCAGGGAATCCTCCGGATCGAGGCGCGGCAGGTCGTCGTCGAGCACACCACCGACGAGGCTCGCGGGCGGTTCTCGCAGTAACCGTTGCAGATGAACACAGCCCAGGTAGCGGCCCGTCGGGGTGGCGGTGGGCGGCCGCACCACGAACACCATGCTGGCCAGTGCCGGTGTGAGGTCCTCGTTCCGCGCGCGGGCGAGCGCCTCCGCGACCGTGGTCGACGGCGTGAGCACCACCGGTTCGGGTGTCATGAGACCGCCCGCGGTGTCGGGGGAGTGCTCGAGCAGGCGGCGGACCGGCTCGGAGTCCTGCGGGTCCATCAACTGCAGGAGCGACTCGGCGTCCGTCTCGGGGAGTCCACCGAGGACGTCGGCGGCGTCGTCGGGATCCATCGCGACGAGGACGTCCGCGGCCCGCTCCACCTTCAGGTGGAGCAGCAGGTCGGTCTGGTCGTCGGCCGGCAGCTCCTGCACGACGTCGGCCAGTCGTTCGTCGTCGAGCGCCAGGGCCACCTCGTGGCGGCGTTTCTCGGGGAGTTCGCGCATCGCGTGCGCGACGTCGGCCGGACGCATGCCCTCGAACTGCATGAGGAGCTGGGAGACACCCTGCCCGGGCATCGCGAGTGCGGTGGGGGTCAGGCCGTGGACGTGCTGCCAGTCGACGACGTGGATCGCGGTACGCCGGCCGAGCCGGCCGCGGTGTGCGCGCACCGCGACCCGCGAGACGACCCAGTCCCGGGTGCGGGTCAGTTCGATGCCGAGGTCGACGATCACGACGTCGGTACCGATCGTCTCGGTGACCTCGGGGTCGTCGATGCGTACATGCGAGTCGAGGACCTGTGCGAGGGCGAGGACCTCGGTGGGGCGCTGGTCGAACCGGCGGAGACTGACGTTGCCGGTGCGGAGCGTGACCGACCCCGGCTCGATCGCGGTGACGCGGAGCATCGGCACGAATATTCGCTTGCGCGTGAACATCTCGATGACCAGCCCCAGCACCCGCGGGGGCTGACGCCCGATTCGGATGGTGAGCACCACGTCCCGCACACGCCCGATCGACTCACCGTCCGGTCCGAGGACCACCAGGCCGGCGAGCCTGGCTGCGAATACCTTGTTCACAGCTGCCATGATGAAAAGGCTAGATCCTTGCCTCGTGATCCACTGAATTCGGGAGGACCGCCCGCCATGACCGCTGGGACCCTGACCCCTCGCCTCCGGCCGCGTCGGTCCGTCCTGGCGGTACCCGGTTCGAGCCGCAAGATGATCGACAAGGCCAAGGGTCTTCCGGCCGACGAGATCTTCCTCGACCTCGAGGACGCCGTCGCGCCGATCGCGAAGGCCGAGGCCCGCGAGCGCATCGTCGACGCGCTCAACGAGGACGGCTGGGGCGACCAGATCAAGGTGGTCCGCGTCAACGACTGGACCACCGAGTGGACGCACGCCGACATCGCGACCGTCGTGGGTGGGGCGGGTGCGAATCTCGACGCGGTCCTGCTGCCGAAGGTGCCCGACGCCAGCCATGTCCAGGCGCTCGATCTGCTGCTGACCCAGATCGAGAAGGCCAACGGGCTCGAGGTGGGACGCATCGGGATCGAGCCGCAGATCGAGAACGCCATCGGGCTGACGAACATCGACGCGATCGCGACCGCGAGCCCGCGTGTGCAGACGCTGGTGTTCGGGCCCGCGGACTTCATGGCGAGCATCAACATGCGCACGCTCGTGGTCGGCGAGCAGCCCCAGGGCTACGACCGCGGCGACGCGTACCACCACATCCTCATGACGATCCTCATGGCGGCCCGCGCCCACGACCTCCAGGCCATCGACGGGCCGTACCTGCAGATCCGCGACGTCGACGCCTTCCGCCGGTCGGCGCAGCGCACCGCCGCGCTGGGCTTCGACGGCAAGTGGGTGCTGCACCCCACGCAGATCGACGCCGCCAACGAGGTCTTCAGTCCTCGCCAGGAGGACTTCGACCAGGCAGAGCTGATCCTCGACGCCTACGAGTTCCACACCTCGGCGGCCGGCGGTGCGCGCGGTGCGGTCATGCTCGGCGACGAGATGATCGACGAGGCGAGTCGCAAGATGGCGCTGGTCATCTCGGCCAAGGGTCGTGCGGCCGGGATGGCGCGGACGGTCAGTTTCACTCCGCCCACGAACGGGTAGGCGAGCGCGCGCCCCGCCGGGCACAATTGGATTGATATGACGCCCGAACATCGGTAAAACCGGACATATCACGTGCCCCGAGCAGAGAGACGAAGACGATGACGAATCCACTCTCGCAACCGAACCGCGCCGGCCGGGGGCTACCGACGCCGCCGACCGGCTGGCCGATCGGCTCGTATCCGACGTACGCCGAGGCCCAGCGGGCGGTCGACTACCTGTCCGACCAACAGTTCTCGGTCGAGGACGTGACCATCGTCGGCGTCGACCTCATGCAGGTCGAGCGCGTTCTGGGCCGTCTCACGTGGGCCAAAGTCATTGGCGGCGGCATCGTTTCGGGCGCCTGGCTGGGCGTGTTCCTGGGGCTGCTGCTGGGCATCTTCACGAACGGCCTGCTCGGCCCGCTGCTGGTCGGCATCGTCGGCGGCATCATCTTCGGGGTGATCTCGACGACCATCCCGTACGCGGCGACCCGTGGTACGCGCGATTTCTCGTCGACCATGCAACTGGTCGCCGGGCGTTACGACGTGCTGTGCGATCCCAAGACGGCCGAGTCCGCACGCGACATGCTGGCGCGGCTCGCGCTCTGACCCGGCTCGCTCGTCGGGCCGACGCCGCGTCGCCGAGCCGTGCCGACCAACACGGCCACCGTGGCGCCGACCGCGCACACCGCGCCACACCCGAACGCGGCGAGGTACGCGTCGACGCGAGAGACGGTCGTGCCGCCGACCGTGAACGCGGCCAGCATCGTCGCCAGTAGCGCACTGGCCACCGAACTGCCCGCGGTGCGGGCGATCGAGTTGACGCTGTTCGCGACCCCGGTCCGGTTCGGGGCGACCTCGGCGACCAGCAGCGCCGGCATGGCGGCGTACGCCAGGCTCGTGAACGCCGACGCGACCATCGAGCCGGTGATCAGCTGCCACGTGGTCTCGTGCGCCGCCACGAGGAAGCCGAATCCGGCCAGGCCGAGCACGCCCGAGACGGTCATGACGACCCGGGCGCCGAACCGGTGGATGAGCGCCCCGCTGCAGATCGAGGCGAGGACGCCGACGCTCGCTCCCGGCAGGATGTAGACGAGCCCGGCCTGCATCGGGGTGGCGCCGAACCCGTACCCCGCCAGGTCCCGATCGGTCTGGACGAAGTAGACGAGCGTGGTGATGTTGACGAACATCCCGGCCCCTACCAGCAACCCGGCCAGGTGCGTGCACAGCACCGGACGGTGCGTGAACATCTCGGTCGGTACCAGCGGGTGCTCGAGGCGCCGTTCCACGGCGAACCACCCGGCCAGGACGACGATTCCGGCCACCGCGCACCCGATCGTGGCGGGGGAGGACCATCCCCAGCTCCCGCCCTCGGACAGCGGCAGCAGGACCAGCACCAGTCCTGTCCCCAGCAGCGCCGCGCCCGTCCAGTCGACCCGCCCGGCCGCGGGGTTGCGGCGGGCCGGTACCACCGCCGGGACGGCGACGATCGCGATCATCGTCAGCACGCTGGCGAGCCAGAACGCGCGGCGGTAGTCCGCATCCGCAGGCACCACCAGGCCGGTCAGCACCATGCCCACGGCTCCGCCGAATCCCAGCGTGCCCGAGAGCAATCCCATCGACGACGTCAGCCGGCGCGGCGGGAGTTCGTCGCGCAGGATCGCCAGGCACACGGGGAAGGCGGCGAACGAGACGCCCTGCAACACCCGGGCGAGGATCAGCAGTGGCAGCGACGCGGTGACGGCCGCGAGCAGCGAACCCGCGAGGACGATCGTGAGGACCGCGAGCAGCACGGTGCGTTTGCACCGCAGGTCGGCCATCCGGCCCGCGACCGGCGTCGTGACCGCAGCCGAGAGGAAGCCGGCCGTGAGCGTCCAACCGATCGCGGTGATGCCGACGTCGAGTTGGCGACCGATGGTGGCCGCCAGCGGCATCACGACGGTCTGCTGCGTCGAGATGACCAGGATGACGAAGCAGAGCGTCGCGGTCAGCAACGGGGCGGGGGTGGGCCGGGTGGAACGAGACAAACGGAGCTCCTGGAACGTCGGGCCGGCAGACGAACGCGGGTATTCGCGGGTCGCTCGGGGACATCGCTCGCTGGCGAAAAGGGGTAACTCATTAGCTACGGGGTCGACTCCGGGGTGTCCAACCCTCCTCCCTGTAGGCGGGAGAGCGGGCGCCGGACGGGCCGGGCCGCAGGTGTTAGATGGACGTGTGACTGACAGCGTTGTCTCCGCCGTACGCGCACATCTGGACCGGTACATCGGTGGCCCCGCGCCGAGCACTGCCTCGGTGACCTTCCTGGGGGTCGAGCCCGTCGACGTCCTGCGCTACCCGGGGGAGGACGGTTCACCCGTGCGGTACGCGACGCTCGGTTGTTCCCGGCACCCGATGGGGGATCCGAGCGACATGATCGCCGACCCCACGCGCGGTCCCCGCGCCGAACTGGTCCTGACGCTCACCGGCGGCGCCGGGGTGGCGTCCGGGGTGCACAAGACGCTCGCCGTGCTGGCCGCCGCACCGTCGGTGGAGGGCGTGGTGCTGCGACCCGACGGATTGGTCGACCTGGGGGAGCCGTTGTGGAAGGGTGCGCCGTTCACGGCGGTCCTGCTCGGCGAGAGCGAGATTCCCGAGCTGGCGCTGCCCGAGCCGCTCGACCCCGTGCAGTTCCTCGAGGTGGCCCCGCTCACCGGGACCGAGGCGGCGTGGGTACGCCTGCGCGGCGCCGCGGCCCTGCGCGAGGCGTGGGACGAGGCCGGTATCGACGTCCGCGACCCGCGCCGCGCCGCCGCCACTCTCTGAGCGGGTCACGTCCGCGACGAAAGACCCTGTCGCGCAGCATGTCCTGATGGGCGGCCGGACGGCCGGGCGGGCGTGATTCCGGTCTCTCGGGGCCGGGTGCCGGGCGGACGCGCGCGGCGCCGACTTCCGGGACCTGAGACACTGGGTCGGTGCGTATCGATCTCCACACCCATTCGACCGCGTCCGACGGCACGGACACCCCGGCCGAACTCGTGCGGGCGGCCGCGGACGCCGGCGTGGACGTGGTCGCGATCACCGACCACGACACCACTGCGGGGTGGGCGGAAGCCGCCGCGACGCTCCCGTCCGGGCTGCGACTGGTGCGGGGCATGGAGATGTCGTGCGAGGGGCGCGGCGAGGACGGACGCCCGGTGGCGGTGCATCTGCTGGCCTACCTGTTCGATCCGGATGCCCGCGAGTTCGCGGCCGAGCGGGAGCGACTGCGCGGCGAGCGTGTCGCCCGACTGCGGGCGATGGCCGAGCGGATGGCCGCGGACGGATTGCCGATCGATCCGGACGCCGTGCTGAGCTCCGCCGGCCCCGCCGTCGG is part of the Rhodococcus sp. SGAir0479 genome and encodes:
- a CDS encoding DUF1003 domain-containing protein, with translation MSEPGARQRLDTPRGTRGLRFHIDVEAVGRVSESIARFLGTGRYLVIQTVIVIVWVALNVFAVQLQWDPYPFILLNLAFSTQAAYAAPLILLAQNRQENRDRVALEEDRARAAQTKADTEFLARELAALRLAVGEVATRDYLRRELDDIRQLLAERDDRAADDGETTAGPKPRSGRK
- a CDS encoding magnesium transporter MgtE N-terminal domain-containing protein, with protein sequence MAAVNKVFAARLAGLVVLGPDGESIGRVRDVVLTIRIGRQPPRVLGLVIEMFTRKRIFVPMLRVTAIEPGSVTLRTGNVSLRRFDQRPTEVLALAQVLDSHVRIDDPEVTETIGTDVVIVDLGIELTRTRDWVVSRVAVRAHRGRLGRRTAIHVVDWQHVHGLTPTALAMPGQGVSQLLMQFEGMRPADVAHAMRELPEKRRHEVALALDDERLADVVQELPADDQTDLLLHLKVERAADVLVAMDPDDAADVLGGLPETDAESLLQLMDPQDSEPVRRLLEHSPDTAGGLMTPEPVVLTPSTTVAEALARARNEDLTPALASMVFVVRPPTATPTGRYLGCVHLQRLLREPPASLVGGVLDDDLPRLDPEDSLATVTRFFATYNLVCAPVVDDEHHLLGAVTVDDVLDHLLPTDWREEETADE
- a CDS encoding HpcH/HpaI aldolase/citrate lyase family protein, with product MTAGTLTPRLRPRRSVLAVPGSSRKMIDKAKGLPADEIFLDLEDAVAPIAKAEARERIVDALNEDGWGDQIKVVRVNDWTTEWTHADIATVVGGAGANLDAVLLPKVPDASHVQALDLLLTQIEKANGLEVGRIGIEPQIENAIGLTNIDAIATASPRVQTLVFGPADFMASINMRTLVVGEQPQGYDRGDAYHHILMTILMAARAHDLQAIDGPYLQIRDVDAFRRSAQRTAALGFDGKWVLHPTQIDAANEVFSPRQEDFDQAELILDAYEFHTSAAGGARGAVMLGDEMIDEASRKMALVISAKGRAAGMARTVSFTPPTNG
- a CDS encoding general stress protein is translated as MTNPLSQPNRAGRGLPTPPTGWPIGSYPTYAEAQRAVDYLSDQQFSVEDVTIVGVDLMQVERVLGRLTWAKVIGGGIVSGAWLGVFLGLLLGIFTNGLLGPLLVGIVGGIIFGVISTTIPYAATRGTRDFSSTMQLVAGRYDVLCDPKTAESARDMLARLAL
- a CDS encoding MFS transporter, which gives rise to MSRSTRPTPAPLLTATLCFVILVISTQQTVVMPLAATIGRQLDVGITAIGWTLTAGFLSAAVTTPVAGRMADLRCKRTVLLAVLTIVLAGSLLAAVTASLPLLILARVLQGVSFAAFPVCLAILRDELPPRRLTSSMGLLSGTLGFGGAVGMVLTGLVVPADADYRRAFWLASVLTMIAIVAVPAVVPARRNPAAGRVDWTGAALLGTGLVLVLLPLSEGGSWGWSSPATIGCAVAGIVVLAGWFAVERRLEHPLVPTEMFTHRPVLCTHLAGLLVGAGMFVNITTLVYFVQTDRDLAGYGFGATPMQAGLVYILPGASVGVLASICSGALIHRFGARVVMTVSGVLGLAGFGFLVAAHETTWQLITGSMVASAFTSLAYAAMPALLVAEVAPNRTGVANSVNSIARTAGSSVASALLATMLAAFTVGGTTVSRVDAYLAAFGCGAVCAVGATVAVLVGTARRRGVGPTSEPGQSASRASMSRADSAVLGSHSTS
- a CDS encoding suppressor of fused domain protein: MTDSVVSAVRAHLDRYIGGPAPSTASVTFLGVEPVDVLRYPGEDGSPVRYATLGCSRHPMGDPSDMIADPTRGPRAELVLTLTGGAGVASGVHKTLAVLAAAPSVEGVVLRPDGLVDLGEPLWKGAPFTAVLLGESEIPELALPEPLDPVQFLEVAPLTGTEAAWVRLRGAAALREAWDEAGIDVRDPRRAAATL